One Vanrija pseudolonga chromosome 5, complete sequence genomic window, AGAAGGTCGCGTGCATCGGGAATTGAGAGGGGGAGAGGGCGAGACCCACAGTGTGTTAGGGGCCTTTCAAGCTCTCCGTCAGGTCCCTCGATCTCCTACCCCCTACAAATAGGTACCAAGAACGAAAAGCGCGGGAGCCAGTTTCAACCGATCCTGTATGTTGGTTCTCAGAGCATCATCGGGGTCGCGAATGAGGCCGGACGCGACCCGAAAGAGGATTAGTGGAGTTCCTGGTTCGCGTTTAGGTGGAGGTTGACGGGTTGCTCATTCTGCCACAACAGGGGATGGGGCAACTCCAATGACGTCTCCCAGATCCAGGCCTCAACTGGGACCGAAGAAACGCTTCAACCCCTTGCCCTTGCAACATCGATTGGACTTGCAAACTCACAGACTGGCACCCGGATCGCATGGCAACCAGGGTCTCGGCCTCCTACCGTTTACCTCGGCATTGCGATGTTGTGTCCCATTCTTGACCGCGTCGCACATGCCCGGAGACGAGCACTGACGTGCAAGTTGCCTCGACATCTTCCCCCGAACTTTCCACCACCGACACTCCAATCTAGCCCCAACTTCCAACAGCCATGCCCcagcagcccagcccacccactCTCCCGTTCGAGCTTGTGCAGGAGATCATCCAGTCTCTGAATGGGGAAGACGACCGACCGACACTGCTGAGCTTCCTGCGCGTCTCCAAAGCATGCTGGGAGACCGCCGCACACGTCCTCTACCGCACAATCCTCCTAACCAAGGACCGGACCGAGCGACTCTTCCTCACAGGCGGTGAGGATATGGCGGTCGTCACAGAGAGTCCGGAGAGTCGACTTGTTCACCTAAGCcctcgaacgcgtcgcgctctAAGCTTCATCGAACGAGTCGAGCTCAAGGATATTGAACCAGAGCACATCTACCTGCTAtgggcggcaacgacgccTGACACGCCCCTCTTCCCCAACGCCCGTCAAGTCTGCCTGCGTCACTTCAGAGGCCGATGGCCCAACGCCTGCCAGTATCCGCAGAAGGACGTCCCTCAAGATGTGGATATCTTCGGCCACATCGATCTCTGCGTCGAGATGGAGCTCGCCTTTCGGTACATCGAGTACCTGCCCGTCCAGAAGTACAAGAGGGTCAGCATCCACAACGTCTGGAGTCCGCGCTTCAGCATGACACCGTACCCGGACGAGTGGGAGGAGCTCCGCTGGTTCGAGTTCTACGCCCAGACGTTTGCTTCCAAAGTTGTCCAGCGCTTTGACGAGGCGGAAGCGTTCTTGGACGACATCGACCCTGACGGCAAGCTCCCCCCTCTGACCTACGTTGTCCCGACGGATGAGTGGGAAGACCTGACACTGGGCAGTCTCTCCAAGGAGAGGGGATGGGTGCCAAGCCCCACTTCGAGGATCCAGTTCACATTTGACAGCGCCGACtggcgtgcgccgccgtgtGTCGTGTGCGGGAAGAAGTTTGACTGGCCACAGGACACTGTCGTGAGCTACAAGGGGGCACCTCATACATTTAGGGCGGGATGATGCCGCATACCTACAGGCAATAGAATCCTAATGGCTATTAGAAGCATTTCAGCGATCCCATCAGAAGCGGTAAACAGTGATTACTATAGCAcctcgaggtggaggcggttCCCCAAAGGCACACGATTTGCGGGGACCCGCGTCCAAATGCATTCTCTTGGGGTgagacggcgggcgggcgggcacgTCTGTAGTGCGTCAACAACAGGCGCGCGCACCAGTcgacgacagacgacgaatacgacgacgccgacaaacAACGCTTCCTTCAcacaacaaccaccacctcaaccaccaccacaaccacaaccaccaccatcatGTCGCTCGTGTCCTCGCTCGGGCTGCAGCCGCGCCTTGAGGGCCtagtcgacgccgtcgcgcgcgggtACGACGCGCACCCcgtgctggcgctcgcgctgctcccgctcgtgctcgtgccgctgctgctcgcggcgcgcgcataCAGGGGctacctcgccctcgggcccGGCGGGCTCCCGAACAACGTGTTCGGCTGGGCGCTGCAGGCGTCGTTGCGGCCGTTTGCGCGCGAGACCAAGAGCACGGCAGTgtacgaggccgacggcacGGTGTGGGCCTTCCCGTCCCACGGGCGCGTGTCCTTCCtctggcgcgccgacctgcctgcccgctcgccgccggtgccgcccgAGGTGCCGGACTACATTGCGCCCCAGCGCCAGGTGACGCAGGTCGGCAAGGCGCCAATCATCGCCGCTATGGACGAgttcctcgcctcgctcgcggaCGCGAACGAGGGGTTGCTGGCCATCAAGGGGagcaagctcgaggaccacgccagctcggcgctgtggatcctcgacacggacgccgagacggaggCCGCAAACGACCGCCCGCTCGCAGACTACCTCCAGCCCCTCGTcaagggcgagctcgtccacgTCCACTCCGAGGGCTCGTCACACATCACGCtcagcctcgccgacgcagccaaggccatcggcgccggctgggCCCAGCGCCACCCGCTCAGCGGGGTCAAGGCCTTCGGCCTGCCAGTGTCGTATGTCATGCTGTATGCGCCCCGtgacaaggacgagctcgaggtgtGGAAGAACTTTGTGCGCGCCAGCGTCGAGTTTACGACGGCGGACTGGGCACCAAAGTACCAGCCGCTCAACCTggcgtggtgggtgtgtgcgAGTCGATGAGACGCTGACACCAGGTCGCGCTAGGTCGCCACGTCGCCACGGAACCCACCGAAAGATGACTCCTTGCCTCCCGATTCCGTGGGGACAAGGGGTTAGTCACCCTATCCGACGTTGTTATTCCAGTTCCGGCGACACCGCCCACGCCCCCCATGTAGTATTATCTGTCCCGCTGCGTTGGCTgcccaccggcgccgagtgaGCTGACTGGTGCGTTCTGACGCGCTACTGAACATCCGTGCATCTatctcgcctcgctcgacgccgagctcctaTGCTCTGCCTTCTTATGGAAATACGACCTGGCGTCAGCCTGCCCCTTTCGTCGCCAGACTCACGCGGCagcgaacgcgtcgagcgaaTTCTGCAGTCGCTCCACGCGCtccacgagcgcgcggagcaGCCGGGCGTTCTCAGCGCGCTGggccacgtcgtcggcgcgttGGGCGGCGAACGCGgctgcgagcgcggcgagggcggggtcggggcggATTGCGAGGGCGTGAGAGGACGGCgcagaggccgaggacgtgcgTGACGAGCTAGAGAGCTGCAGGTCGGGGTAGCATCCTGGCGTCGTTgtcagctcgcgcagctcgccgtaCCCTGCGTCATCACACGCTGCCCGCGCCCACCATCGTGCATTGCGAACACGCGCCGGATCCAGctcgcggcctcctccttcacCTCGGCACTGGTGCCGTCACACGTCTGTATCCTGTTCcccaggcgcgcgagctcgacccccacgtcgggcgcgagcggcaccccgagcccgccgagcgcgatgtGCTGGTTGACCAGGTGCGTGTACGACACAAAGTCGTGGTGCTTGGTCACTTCGTCGATTATGCTGATGATCATTGTGcgcatggtggtgggtgtgtggaAAAGCGAGCAAAATGCGAGgcgcgagaagaagaagcagacgcgcgcgcgctgccctGGTGTAGGGGCATGCTTGCTTCgcaacgcgtcgtcgcgaaggtacacgctcgcgctcgggccGGGCGTAAACACTCGCGcactcgcctcgccccgtTCCGCTTCAGTAATGCACTATGGTACATGCCAATGCAATAATACACTCTATACGCGTTTacccgcgcgcgcttgcttacgccgcctcctcccaccaGTTGCCGGctgccttggccttgggcgccTCTGCCGGCCCACGCCGCTTGGGctggtcgccctcgaccttcttgccgaaccggcgcacgacgacacTGAGGCCCGACGAGATGCCCTTGCGCCCTCCGCCGGGGAACTGCTGCggcgtcttcttcttcttgccgtcTTGCtcatcttcgtcgtcgtcctcaccgtcgtcggcaccgcgcttccgcttgcccttggccaGAGGCTCCATGCCCGTCTTTTCGCGGTACGCCTCCATCACCTTGCGGAGGGAGGCTTCCCACTCGGGCTTGTGCAGCCTGTACAGGGCCATTGTTGCGCGGGCGTCGGTGACCTGGGGAAAGGGTCAGTTTATATTTGGTAATAATCACAACTGACGCACCGAACTATGCGACCCCGCCTGGATCTTGAGCcccagctccagctcgacgagcttcttCAGACCTGGTCTCTTGGTCTTGGCGGCCTCTCTCAGCTGCTTGCACTTCTGCGTGTCGCGAACAAAGGGGTTGGGATGGCTGAGTAGCAGTGCCTGCGCGGGTCAGCTCAGCCTTGAACTCGGAACCCACCTTCATATCGTTCTCGATAGCATGGCCGATGAGGATCCGCCCCTCAACCAGCTCAGCGACCTTCTTCTGCACCTCCTCGAAAGGCGGCGCGTCCTGGATGTCCGTCTCGCGCACGCCCGACACCCACGTCCGCCAGTCGGTgacccgctcgcgcggctGCACGAATGTGTCGAGCAGGACGTGGCCGTGGTAGTTGACCAGCGAGACACGCGCAAGGGCCGACTCGGAGCCCAGGTGGCCCAGGCCCACCATCTCGCAATCGACCGCAATGTAGTTGCCCGGGCTGGCGTCAGTTGGCGGCCAAGATAAGGCAACTCacgccttcttcgcctcgTTGAGCACCGACTGGCCGGCAACCATCGTCCTCAGCTCCTGCAGGAGCGGCTTGTCTGACGGCGCGGGGAGGAAGATGACCTCAGCCTTGGGCTCAGGCGCGGTCTGGGTGCGCGAGGGCCCGGCTTCCTTGCTGTGCGGGTCAGAGACAGCCTCGTGGGACAACCCACCTCGGCTCTGACTCTAGCTGCTTGGCAAAGTGCCCGATGCCGCCGAATCCCTTGTTCTTGCGCTTCTTTGGAGGCGCTGAGCCATTGGCGCCCTTGCTCTTGGGCTCGCTGGAAGTGTTGATCTTCTGCGGCGTGTCAGCTCGGCGCACGATGGACATCTGCACATACCTTCTTGAGCGACTCCCAGTTGCTGCTTGCTGGCGCGGTCTGGTGGGTGAGCTCTCACTTCAGATGAACAACCCACCTTGCTCATTGTGTCGCGCTGTATCACCGATGTTAATGTCGAGGGAAGGTTGTTGTCAACATTGCACCCATCGCGCTCATTGACGTCGCGAAGAATTCAGCTGGGCATCGCGGACATCGCGTCACCTCCGTCCCCCACCCCGCGTCGTttccccgcgccgcaccagGCACGACTGCTTGTCACGCGCTTCCCCGATGGCATCACAATGGCGACAACCAAACTGGGACAAGCAAGGGCGACAGGGCTGCACAGTCAACAGATATCAGTCACCAACGACACCAAGTCGACAAACTCCATCGCATCTCTCACTTTCGCTCTACACACTCCACGAtgagcgagcagcagcccctcctcccctcggctgcgacgacgacgcctgccacgacctcgtcgttgCGCAAACGGCGTATCATcacggtcgtcgcgccgctcgtgctcgtcgccgccaccgtctttgtcgtcctcttcggcgagcggcggcccAAGGAGCCGCTCGCACTGGCAAACTACTACCTGAAGACGTAGGTTGTCTCCTGCTGCATGATGACCTACATTATctcacgctcgcgccagctcgcccgtGATCGACGGACACATTGACCTGCCGATCCTCGCGCGCTCCCTCGTCGGCAACGACATCAACAAGCTCGACCTGCGCTCCCGCGCCCCGGGGCACGTCGACATCCCGCGTATCCGTGAaggccagctcggcggcttCTTCTGGTCCGTGTACACCGACTGCCATGCCGAGCAGGATGGCCCCGACTTCCTCAACCCGTCGTACCATGTGCGCGACACGCTTGAGCAGATCGACGTCGCCCTCAACCTTATCGACAAGTACGACGACACGTTCCGCTTCGTCAAGACGGCCGACGAAGCCGTCGCGGCTATCAAGGCTGGCCGCGTCGCTTCGTTCCTCGGTATCGAGGGCGCGCACCAGCTCGGcaactcgctcgccgtcctccgccAGTACTACACCCTCGGCGTGCGCTATGCCACGCTGACGCACTCGTGCAACAACGCGTTTGCCGACTCGGGTGGCTTCATCACCCCCGTTAACGAGACCTGGGGCGGGCTGTCGACCTTTGGCCAAGACCTTATCAAGGAGATGAACCGCCTCGGCATGCTCATCGACCTCAGCCACGTGTCTGACAAGACGGCCGAGCAGGCCATTGAGctgtcgcgcgcgcctgtGATGTGGAGCCACTCGGCTGCGCGCGGGCTTAACAACATCTCGCGCAACGtgcccgacgagctgctctcCAAGATTGGCCAGGGTcgcaagcagctcgacggcgtggtcATGGTCAAGTGAGTAGAAAGGCTTGAGCACACGCCAACTCACGCCCCAGCTTCTACCCTGCATTCGCGTCCAAGacccccgccgaggtggacgtcGCATACATTGCAGACGAGATCGAGTACATTGCGGGCAAGACTGGCCGTGCACAGTGAGTCACCGGCCCTACACCTCGCTTACGCCcagcgtcggcatcggctcGGACTACGACGGCATCGAGTCGGTCcccaagggcctcgaggacgtcTCCAAGTACCCCCACCTCTTTGCCGAGCTCATCCGCCGCGGCTGGTCAAAGCACGATCTTGCGGGCCTTGCGGGCGGCAACATCATCCGAGTCCTCCGCGGTGCAGAGGAGGTCGCGCACAAGCTCCGCAAGCGCGCCCCGAGCATGGCAAAGTACTCGAAGCGCCACGATCTCGACCCACGCCCCCTCCCTTAGACGGAGCTCTGATAGAACTAGAGCGTAGAgtggaagaagaagaagaaggtgTTAATGGGCCTTGCGGTTCTTGACTCTTGCAATGCATAACGTGTCAGTTGGCACAGTCACAATCTACATATCTCGTCACAATCTAACGCTGTCACTGGCAGCGCCTACTATATACTAGGCACAGACGGGAGCGCCTCTGGGGCGAGCCGTCACACAAAGTCCTCACTTGGCCATGCTGGCAGCCGCGGCCTTGCTGATGGGCTGGAACGCAGGGACCGTAGCGTTGGGGTCACCCCATCCGAACATGCCGCTGTTGCGCTCGGTCGTGGTCAGCTTGCGGAAGATGAGGAGCGgcatctcgccctcgtcgaggtcggcaatGTTGACGCTGCCAACGAACGTGTACCCGCGCGACGTATGTGTAATGTTCTTCATGATCGAGAGGATgatgctgcgcgcgctgatGAGACCCATGGCGTGGTGTGCGACCCAAGGGCTgccgcgcaggcgcagctcgcgACAATGCCGCTCGCGGACACGGGCGTCGCGCACACCGTCGACCCAGTGTGCCTTGATaccctcctcgagcgcctggccGACATCGGCCTCAGCATCGATAATCCAGATTCTGTCCGACGAGTAGAATGCAACACCCATGAATACGGGGTCGGCATCgggctcggctcgggcgaACGTGAGCGTGTCCTTGCCAGAGTCTGGTGGTGGGTCAGCGTTGTAGCGACGCCGTATCTGATGCGACTCCGGTACCGCTCGGGTCCGGctgggccggcggcaacggcagcagGCCTTAATGCTACTCACCCTTTGCACTTGTGCGGAAACTTGACTCCAGGAGGTACCTGCGCGAGGATGTCAGTTCTGGCCCTCTGCACAGCAGCACTCCGCTCACCCGATACGCGAAAACTCGGTGAGCAGGTAGAGAATGATACGCTTGGACCTGTGATGTGTCAGCACAGAGTCACTGATTACTCGTCGCCTGCGGAGTGGCAacgccgcgcgagccggcATGGAGGGCACGCCACAGCACTCACGAGACCTTGTCCTCGCTGCGGGGCATCCAGCAGCTGTCCTTCATGGTGACTTCccagacgccgccgtcgcagccCTTGGCTTTATGGAACTTCATCAGGTCGGCCTGGTACTCGACGGGGCCCGAGTTCTTGATTCCGCGCTTCCACGCGAGTCTGATCgtgtcgagcacgagcggtCGGAAGCGCGTAGGCAGACCGATGAAGCtcagcgtcgacgtcgacgagacAGTCATGCTGAAGAACGGGAtgagcttgacgccgtcCGACTCGGGCAAAGGACACATGGCGCCAAAGGAAGAGACCGACGTGTTGGGGGTCGAGGCCGTGTCGCGGTCATCGACGGACCAGCGCGAGTCGCTCGTGTCGGTGCGGCCGAACGAGAGGCCGTTGGTGCGCAGGCTGGCGCGCCCgaacgccgacgcggacgtgctcgagcccgtcatgtcgctgtcggcgacgctgggcgccgacggctGCCGCAAAATGCCCTGCACGGGCGTGCTGCCCTCGCTCACGACAATGACGGGGGACGCGGGCGCCGACTGCGAGTCGGGCGTGTTGGCGCTCGACTTGTTCCGCCGATGCGAGAGGATTTGGAGCGGCATGGAGGAAGGGGGcgacggggaggggggtggtggaggggggACCGAGTCGGTGTGGAGTGGTGCTTTTTGTACGCGGTGTAGCGCGCGTGTGTGAGAGGATGcctgggtggcgagggtAGAGTGAGGTGGTTAGAGAGCgagagagggaggggtgATTGGAAGGAGAAGCAAATGCTGAATGATGAGAAATGAAGAGTTGTCgactctggcggcggcggcggcggcggcggcggcggcgaaaACGAGTGACGAGTTGACAGTTGTGAAttgtgtggtgggtgtgaaacgcgtcgccgccgccgcgcccgtcgtctcGGTTGTCGTGTTTTGATAGTGACCAGCCTGACTCATCCAAACAACCCGCCCAGGTCACGGAGGCCACGCAGGCACGTCACTGCATCTAACGTCTCCCAGAGCTCATACAGACTACAGACTGACGATCAGAAGCCTGACACGGCTCATTTCTAATGCACACACCCGGCGACGGTATCGCAGAGACCGGCACCGCACCCAGGTAGGTCTGATAACTCCACagcctcgcgcagcgcagcggcggcgcagcccCTCCGATCCCCCGACCCGCGACCGACCCGTCTGCTGCACTTGTGCTCCGATGTCACGGCGTGCCTGTGCATCCAgcctgcagcctgcagccAACCAACTCGCCAGCCAGCTAGCCCGTTGCGGCTCAGCTTGCCTGGTGCAATGCACCGTGTTGGTCGCCGCAGTCAACTCCGCCAAGTCCCGCATGTCGAAAACTTGCATTTGGCGGCATGCCAAGACTTTGCAATCAGACGCCTAGCGAACTTCAGCGCGCCAAGATAACAAAACTGGTGTGGCTGCTgtggcgcgcggggcggggcgagtgggcctccaccaccaaacaacaatgtcgacgtcgactcgACGACTGCCTTATGCATTCACGCCACACAGTGGCCCTGTGCGctacgccgcgccgcacgcatCACCACGTTTCACCTACGCCCCCTCCACGCACTCTACATATACTCCTCAATCTAGTCCGACACGCCCGTCACGATCGTGTCGACTGCCAgccggtcgagctcgtccccgATCGTCCGCATGCCAGGGAtcacgcgcggcggcggcgggatgTCAAACGTCagcccgcgcggcgtgctcggccgccgcgccttgCCCGAGCGCCCGGTGATGTGGATGCCCGGGCTCGGGAGAGGGGGCAGGCCGGCGCTCAGAGGTGTGCCGATGAACTTTGCGATCACAGGGTTGACACTGGGCGGTTAGACACGACCGCGGGGCCACCGCTTACATGTTCGGACTCGTGAGCGTCATGTAGTGGTCGACATGCTGGATGAGCGTGAcgttggcgcgcgcgctgtgcCCCTGGCTAACTTGGGCAAAGTTGAACTCTGTGCACCagttctcggcgtcctcagCGAACGAGTCGGTGGTGCCGACGCCCTGGGAGTGTGTGAGCGCGCTCCTCGGACCCTCGGCCAACAACGGGACAACACCCACCTGGAGAAGAAGCACTGGCGCCTTGATACGCCCTagcgtctcggcgctcgggggagcacgcgcacgcaccGGGTGCCAGATGTACCACGCTGCATCGGCGGCCTCTTGCTCGGTCGCGGTGGCGAagtgtgcgcgcgcgagcgcgacgtacTCGTCACGGATTTCGAGGACGGCACGGGGGAGCGCGCCAGCGTCGTATTCAAACGTCGCGGTCGTGATCAtgtcgagaagctcgaggtcgcgcttcGCAACCGCTTGGACGAGCGACTGGGTGGGGAGGTCAGCTGGCCATCGTCCTCAGAAGGCGAACGGCTATCGCTCagaccgcgcgctcgagttCGCAGCGCGAGTCACCGCGTCACCGCCGGCTACCAGCTTCTTCACTCACCTCTTCACACTCGCGGAACGCCAGTGCCGTCTCCTCGCTGTCACGTGCCGGCGGGAGCGCGATCAGCACCAGCCCCTGCACGAGCGCTGGCCGtgcggcagcgagcgcggcggccacgagcgagccgaagcctgcgccgacgacatggacgtcCTTGACTCCGAGGGCGTCCTGTAGCGTCAGCCTTCCTTCCgctgtcgcgcgccgcgcggacCTACCAAACCTGCCGCCACGtcctgcgccgccgtgtcgaccgagtacgcctcgtcgcggcccgACACCTGCgtgccgccgtgcccgcggAGGTCGAACGCGACGAGGTTGTAGTGCTGCGAGAAGAGGGGGTCCTCGATCTGGGGGTAGCTGGGGCGTGTGAGCGTCCAGTCCTTTCCCCCACCGTCACACGCACAAGAAGAACGAGTCGAGCCAGGTCGGATGGCAGAAGAGGATGGTCGGGAGCTTGGGGTCAatggcctgcgcgagcgcatTCCCCGGCACGCTGATGCGGGCGTgcagcgccacgccgacgccgttggTGCTGATCTGGACagtggccatggtggtgggtgtggtgagtgagcgagcggagctGGGAGGAAGCAACAGGGGCAAGGCAGTCTCAGATTTTAGGGGAATGTCGAGTTGTCAACGAGGGAGGGAAGGACCCGACGCGCGGGTCGCcgcggggagggggagaggggggaggaaggcacgagcgagcgcgagcgcaaaGGCAGTTGTTCCGGGTGCAAGCTGCAACCATCCCCGTGTgccagcacgacgacgccagcacTGTTCGTCGGACTGGGCCTGTGCGAATTACCGATTACGACGCTGTTGCTTGatcgccgccacggcgccaccgACAGGCGGGTTGATTGTTCTTTACTGCgcgtcgagagcgagcgccgacaacgccgcggcgcgcggctggcgccaCTGCTCGGGCCGCCGGGTCGAGCTTTGGCGCGCAGGGCAGGAACCGGAGCCCCACCACGTGCAGGCGagtggcgaggacggcgtaTGCACCGAGTATCCATGTCGCTTACGGAGGTGTAGCCGACTGCGTAGGTGAGTAGGAAGGATagcacgcgcgcggtgcTGATATGTGGTGTGCTTCTGGCCGAACTCGGCGTCTTCGGCGCGAGACGATTCACTGAGTT contains:
- the REX4 gene encoding RNA exonuclease 4; protein product: MSKTAPASSNWESLKKKINTSSEPKSKGANGSAPPKKRKNKGFGGIGHFAKQLESEPSKEAGPSRTQTAPEPKAEVIFLPAPSDKPLLQELRTMVAGQSVLNEAKKAPGNYIAVDCEMVGLGHLGSESALARVSLVNYHGHVLLDTFVQPRERVTDWRTWVSGVRETDIQDAPPFEEVQKKVAELVEGRILIGHAIENDMKALLLSHPNPFVRDTQKCKQLREAAKTKRPGLKKLVELELGLKIQAGSHSSVTDARATMALYRLHKPEWEASLRKVMEAYREKTGMEPLAKGKRKRGADDGEDDDEDEQDGKKKKTPQQFPGGGRKGISSGLSVVVRRFGKKVEGDQPKRRGPAEAPKAKAAGNWWEEAA
- the CPC735_015490 gene encoding Putative dipeptidase, which codes for MSEQQPLLPSAATTTPATTSSLRKRRIITVVAPLVLVAATVFVVLFGERRPKEPLALANYYLKTSPVIDGHIDLPILARSLVGNDINKLDLRSRAPGHVDIPRIREGQLGGFFWSVYTDCHAEQDGPDFLNPSYHVRDTLEQIDVALNLIDKYDDTFRFVKTADEAVAAIKAGRVASFLGIEGAHQLGNSLAVLRQYYTLGVRYATLTHSCNNAFADSGGFITPVNETWGGLSTFGQDLIKEMNRLGMLIDLSHVSDKTAEQAIELSRAPVMWSHSAARGLNNISRNVPDELLSKIGQGRKQLDGVVMVNFYPAFASKTPAEVDVAYIADEIEYIAGKTGRAHVGIGSDYDGIESVPKGLEDVSKYPHLFAELIRRGWSKHDLAGLAGGNIIRVLRGAEEVAHKLRKRAPSMAKYSKRHDLDPRPLP
- the TPES gene encoding Tropinesterase; translated protein: MATVQISTNGVGVALHARISVPGNALAQAIDPKLPTILFCHPTWLDSFFFYPQIEDPLFSQHYNLVAFDLRGHGGTQVSGRDEAYSVDTAAQDVAAGLDALGVKDVHVVGAGFGSLVAAALAAARPALVQGLVLIALPPARDSEETALAFRECEESLVQAVAKRDLELLDMITTATFEYDAGALPRAVLEIRDEYVALARAHFATATEQEAADAAWYIWHPVRARAPPSAETLGRIKAPVLLLQGVGTTDSFAEDAENWCTEFNFAQVSQGHSARANVTLIQHVDHYMTLTSPNIVNPVIAKFIGTPLSAGLPPLPSPGIHITGRSGKARRPSTPRGLTFDIPPPPRVIPGMRTIGDELDRLAVDTIVTGVSD